From one Mytilus edulis chromosome 1, xbMytEdul2.2, whole genome shotgun sequence genomic stretch:
- the LOC139481087 gene encoding tyrosine-protein kinase Src42A-like, protein MGNCLCPDNSNLNNSSSPATGAVQLKKPEPNGAVVSPNQITITTNPQPDSPAVSVVSSQPAEPSASEASTSNVKIFISLYDYDARTAEDLSFIKGEHLEILNDTQGDWWYAKSRLSKKEGYIPSNYVAKLKSLESEPWYFGKIKRVEAEKKLLLPENEHGAFLIRDSESRRNDYSLSVRDGDTVKHYRIRQLDEGGIFIARRVTFRTLSELVDHYSEEADGLCVNLRKPCTQIEKPQTVGLSYNTKDQWEIPKSSLKLLRKIGHGQFGEVWEGMWNSTTPVAIKTLKPGTMDAKDFLAEAQIMKKLRHPKLIQLYAVCTQDEPIFIVTELMKHGSLLDFLQGKGRQLKLPQLIDMAAQIASGMAYLESQNYIHRDLAARNILVSDSSIVKIADFGLARVIKEDEYEARVGARFPIKWTAPEAANYNRFTIKSDVWSFGILLTEIVTFGRIPYPGMTNAEVLHQVEHGYRMPAPPNCSQTLYEIMLECWRKEEMERPTFETLQWKLEDFFNLDGNDYKEASSIR, encoded by the exons ATGGGAAACTGCTTGTGTCCAGACAATTCAAACCTTAACAATTCATCATCCCCAGCCACTGGAGCAGTTCAGCTGAAAAAACCCGAGCCGAATGGAGCTGTTGTATCTCCTAATCAGATAACAATAACAACTAACCCACAGCCTGATAGTCCGgctgtttctgttgtttcttcgCAGCCTGCAGAACCATCAGCTAGTGAAGCCTCAACCAgcaatgtcaaaatatttatttccCTTTATGATTATGATGCTAGAACAGCTGAGGACTTGAGCTTTATAAAAGGGGAGCACCTAGAAATTCTTAATGACACACAAGGAGATTGGTGGTATGCTAAATCAAGACTGTCAAAAAAGGAAGGATATATACCATCTAATTATGTAGCCAAGTTGAAAAGCTTAGAGTCTGAACC ATGGTATTTTGGCAAAATCAAACGAGTGGAAGCAGAAAAGAAATTACTTTTACCAGAAAATGAACATGGAGCATTTTTGATCAGAGACAGTGAAAGTAGAAGAAATGACTATTCACTTTCAG TGAGAGATGGAGACACAGTAAAGCATTACAGAATAAGACAACTTGATGAGGGAGGAATTTTCATTGCTAGACGAGTGACATTCAGAACATTATCAGAATTAGTAGACCATTATTCTGAGGAGGCTGATGGACTGTGTGTTAACCTTAGAAAACCATGTACTCAG ATTGAGAAACCACAGACAGTTGGTTTATCATACAACACAAAAGATCAATGGGAAATTCCTAAGTCATCCCTGAAACTTCTACGCAAGATAGGTCATGGTCAGTTTGGTGAAGTATGGGAAGGCATGTGGAACAGTACTACACCTGTAGCAATCAAAACATTAAAACCAG GTACTATGGACGCCAAAGATTTCCTTGCCGAGGCACAGATCATGAAGAAATTACGACATCCAAAATTAATACAGCTGTATGCTGTCTGTACACAAGATGAACCAATATTTATTGTTACAGAATTAATGAAACATGGAAGTTTATTGGATTTCCTACAAG gtaaaGGGAGACAATTAAAACTGCCCCAGTTGATAGACATGGCAGCACAGATAGCCAGTGGTATGGCCTATTTAGAATCTCAGAATTATATTCACAGAGATTTAGCAGCCAGAAATATATTAGTTAGTGACAGTAGTATTGTGAAAATTGCTGACTTTGGCTTAGCCAGAGTAATAAAG gaAGATGAATATGAAGCCAGAGTTGGTGCTAGATTCCCCATAAAATGGACCGCCCCAGAGGCAGCTAATTATAATAGATTTACAATCAAATCTGATGTATGGTCATTTGGTATActacttacagaaatagtaactTTTGGCAGAATACCATATCCAG GTATGACAAATGCTGAAGTGCTTCATCAAGTAGAACATGGATATAGAATGCCAGCTCCGCCAAATTGTTCACAGACTTTGTATGAAATAATGCTGGAATGTTGGAGAAAGGAAGAAATGGAAAGACCAACGTTTGAAACATTACAATGGAAATTAGAAGACTTCTTTAATCTTGATGGCAATGACTATAAAGAAGCATCAAGCATTCGATAA